The Synechococcus sp. BL107 nucleotide sequence GGCGCTGCTGCTGTGTTGGCTGGTTTGACCCTGCACTGGCAGCACCGTTGGACCGTGGCCTTCAATCGTCTTGAGTCCACGCGCATTCAGGCCCATCGCTTGACTGAATCAACAGCTGTGATGGAACAGCATCTGTTAAGGAGCACCACTCAGCCGGCAAGCCTCGTCCCGACGCAAGTTGCCAACCTTGTTCATGTTGAGCGACCCATCTCCGCAATCCAGCCATCGGCCCATGCGTCGTTGGCCGCTTCGATTGGTGAGGTGATGTTCCAGCGGCCACGCTCGGGGTATTAATGACGAGACGCTCCCGCCCTGAGCAGCGGTCGCGTCGTCCGTCGCGCCCGTCCACGAATCGGACCCGTTCAAGGGTTGTTGCGTTGGCGCCAGTCCCACCGAACCGCTTGTGGATTGTTTTTTTGATCCTTTGCACGGGCTTGTTGGGCCTCGTCGGCCGGATGGCTTGGCTCCAGTTGGTGCAAGCTCCGGCGTTGGAAGAGCAGGCACGCCAGCTTCAAACCCAACGCACCCGTCCCTTGGGGCAACGTCGACCGATTGTTGATCGCACCGGTCGCTTGGTCGCAATCGATGAGAAGCGCTTCCGTCTTTGGGCCCACCCCCGTTATTTCAACCTTCCTGGGGACCCCCCAAACCTGGTACGCCCCTCCTCCGATGTGGTGGAGCTTTTGGCTCCTCACCTAGCGATTCCAGCGTCTGAGTTGTTGAAAGCCCTTCGGACACGTTCTTCGGGAATCAAGTTGGGCGAGGAGCTCGACCCTGAAACAGCAAAACGCATTCAGGCGCTTGGCATCAGCGGGCTTGATCTTGAGGCCTATCCCCAACGGATTTATCCCCAAGCGTCGCTGTTTGCCAACGTTGTGGGCTTCCTCAATGCAGAGCGCGTCCCACAGGCGGGTCTTGAACAAAGTCGCGATGGCGATCTTGTCAGACATGAACAGACCAGGAGCCTTCGGCGCGGAGCCGACGGCACGCCTTTGCCCGACAACCTTGCTCCAGGAGTGTTTTACGGCGACGACCTAAGACTTCAGCTCACACTGGATTCCAGGCTGCAGGAATTGGCGGTGAAGGCCCTTGCGGCGCAAGTGGCTCAATGGAAAGCGAAGAAGGGCGCCGCGATCGTGATGGATGTCACCAACGGTGAGCTGTTGGTGTTGGCATCGACTCCGACCTACAACCCCAATCAGTATTGGAGTTTCCCGACCGGACGTTTCCGTGAGTGGTCTGTTCAGGATCTCTATGAACCTGGCTCCACCTTCAAGCCAATCAACTTGGCCTTGGCTTTACAGGAGAAGGCGATTCAACCCAACGGCCGCGTTCACGACATCGGTCAACTCACCGTTGGTGGCTGGCCGATTAACAACCACGACAAGAAAGCCAATGGCTTGATTGATTTCGCCAAGGTTCTTCAAGTGTCGAGCAATGTCGGCATGGTCCAAGCGATGCGCCAACTGGACGATCATTTGTATTGGACCTGGATGCATCGATTGGGCATCGACCGACGTCCTGATACGGATCTGCCTGGGGCTGTTGCCGGTCAGCTGAAAACCAAGGAGCAGTTCACGACCCAACCGATTGAGCCGGCAACAACAGCCTTTGGTCAGGGTTTCTCCCTGACTCCGCTGAAGCTGGTCCAGTTGCATGGCATGCTCGCAAATGAGGGTCGTTTGGTGAGCCCCCACATCACCCGGGGCTTTCGTTCCGGTGCTGCCCTTGCTCCTGCAGCACCTC carries:
- a CDS encoding penicillin-binding protein 2; protein product: MTRRSRPEQRSRRPSRPSTNRTRSRVVALAPVPPNRLWIVFLILCTGLLGLVGRMAWLQLVQAPALEEQARQLQTQRTRPLGQRRPIVDRTGRLVAIDEKRFRLWAHPRYFNLPGDPPNLVRPSSDVVELLAPHLAIPASELLKALRTRSSGIKLGEELDPETAKRIQALGISGLDLEAYPQRIYPQASLFANVVGFLNAERVPQAGLEQSRDGDLVRHEQTRSLRRGADGTPLPDNLAPGVFYGDDLRLQLTLDSRLQELAVKALAAQVAQWKAKKGAAIVMDVTNGELLVLASTPTYNPNQYWSFPTGRFREWSVQDLYEPGSTFKPINLALALQEKAIQPNGRVHDIGQLTVGGWPINNHDKKANGLIDFAKVLQVSSNVGMVQAMRQLDDHLYWTWMHRLGIDRRPDTDLPGAVAGQLKTKEQFTTQPIEPATTAFGQGFSLTPLKLVQLHGMLANEGRLVSPHITRGFRSGAALAPAAPPSGQQLLRPEVTRTVLKWMESVVDQGSGKGVKTPGYRIGGKTGTAQKALNGIYLPGAKICSFVATLPIEDPRYVVFVVVDEPQGAHAYGSTVAVPVAKQIIDALLVVERIAPSKPVDLNKPTKS